One Kazachstania africana CBS 2517 chromosome 9, complete genome genomic region harbors:
- the RCK2 gene encoding serine/threonine protein kinase RCK2 (similar to Saccharomyces cerevisiae RCK1 (YGL158W) and RCK2 (YLR248W); ancestral locus Anc_1.390), protein MNKIKALFSKKDMETVSVKEVDEIRQEEVIKEMVPRFKEQFELNDYKLLCKVGEGAFSKVYKAVPLNTTIAKNHKHVAVKIINKDNLHEKEQKEDSNVGKTTTRQQVLKEVSIHKLISSNCENIVQFIEFKETRSNYYIVQELLDGGEIFNEIVKYTYFSEDLCRHVIRQLGLAIRHLHSMGVVHRDIKPENLLFNPIAYQPNETPKLRKSDDPNTKVDEGVFIPHVGGGSIGIVKLADFGLSKQIFQTNTMTPCGTVGYTAPEVVKDENYSMKVDMWGVGCVLYTMLCGFPPFFDDKIDVLTEKISKGQYTFLKPWWDEISDGAKRCVRKLLEVDPHRRYDIEQFLQDPWLNSFDCEKVAQQVQRKKSRAHARMPPHVDTSLLYSPAAVAMRDAFDISNAVQRIEQEKKRNLLTSLNEDSELLGFTATTGLDDRMFQLRLNSSTIVKRRKHKQELLANK, encoded by the coding sequence ATGAATAAAATCAAGGCTTTATTCAGCAAGAAGGATATGGAAACTGTGAGTGTGAAAGAAGTCGACGAAATCAGACAGGAAGAGGTAATCAAAGAGATGGTGCCTCGTTTTAAAGAACagtttgaattgaatgattaCAAGTTATTGTGTAAGGTTGGAGAAGGAGCATTCTCCAAAGTGTACAAAGCCGTTCCTTTGAACACCACGATTGCGAAGAATCATAAGCATGTGGCAGTGAAGATAATAAACAAGGATAATTTGCATGAAAAGGAACAGAAAGAGGATAGTAATGTTGGGAAGACCACCACGAGACAGCAAGTTTTGAAAGAGGTCAGTATACACAAGTTAATCTCGTCCAATTGTGAGAATATAGTgcaatttattgaattcaaagaaacaagatcaaattattatattgttCAAGAATTGTTAGATGGTGGGGAAATTTTTAACGAAATCGTTAAATATACTTATTTCAGTGAAGATTTATGTCGACATGTGATAAGACAATTGGGGTTGGCAATTAGACATCTACATTCTATGGGCGTAGTGCATAGGGATATTAAACCGGAAAATCTATTGTTCAATCCGATAGCGTATCAACCGAATGAAACGCCGAAGTTGCGGAAGAGTGATGATCCAAACACTAAAGTCGATGAAGGTGTTTTCATCCCACATGTGGGTGGAGGTAGTATTGGGATTGTAAAACTTGCAGATTTTGGTCTTTCCaaacaaatatttcaaaccAACACTATGACACCGTGTGGTACGGTCGGGTATACGGCGCCAGAAGTCGTAAAGGATGAGAATTACTCGATGAAAGTGGACATGTGGGGCGTCGGTTGTGTTCTCTATACCATGCTTTGTGGATTCCCAccattttttgatgataaaattgatgtCCTGACCGAAAAGATAAGTAAGGGACAATAtacttttttgaaaccatGGTGGGACGAGATTAGTGACGGCGCTAAAAGATGTGTGAGAAAATTGCTAGAAGTTGATCCTCATAGGAGATATGACATTGAGCAATTTTTACAAGATCCTTGGTTGAATTCGTTTGATTGTGAAAAAGTGGCACAACAGGtgcaaagaaaaaaaagcagGGCGCATGCAAGAATGCCGCCACATGTGGATACATCACTCTTATACTCTCCAGCCGCTGTGGCGATGAGAGATGCCTTTGATATCAGTAATGCAGTACAGAGAATAGagcaagaaaagaaaaggaatcTGTTGACATCGCTAAATGAAGACTCCGAACTTTTAGGTTTCACAGCAACGACAGGTCTTGACGATAGGATGTTCCAGCTGCGACTCAATTCCTCCACAATTGTGAAGAGAAGAAAGCACAAGCAAGAATTGTTAGCGAACAAGTGA
- the YEF3 gene encoding translation elongation factor EF-3 (similar to Saccharomyces cerevisiae YEF3 (YLR249W) and HEF3 (YNL014W); ancestral locus Anc_1.391) codes for MSDSQESMKVLEELFQKLSVATAESRDEVAAEVSSFLNGNIIEHDIPEHFFKELKNAVKDKKTAANALQTVAHIASENNLSPSVEPYVVEMIPEVCAKTADKNAETQAIASKALIAIVKAINPVAIKSLLPHLTTSLAETNKWQEKVAILAAISELVDAAKTQVALRMPELIPVLSEAMWDTKKEVKVAATATITKATETVDNKDIERFIPELISCIADPSQVSETVHLLGATTFVSEVTPATLSIMVPLLARGLQERETSIKRKAAVIIDNMCKLVEDPQVVAPFLGKLLPGLKNNFATIADPEAREVTLRGLKTLRRVGNVGEDDKLPEVSHAGDVSTTLGVLNELLKGQDIAPRFKLAVEYAAAMGADLIDERIIDQGTWFTHVTPYMTIFLHERVAKEILDDFRKRAVDNIPVGPDFDDEEDEGEDLCNCEFSLAYGAKILLNKTQLRLKRGRRYGLCGPNGAGKSTLMRAIANGQVEGFPTQDECRTVYVEHDIDGTKADTSVVDFVFEGDVGTKEEIIDKLHEFGFDDEMIAKPIASLSGGWKMKLALARAVLKNADILLLDEPTNHLDTVNVAWLVDYLNTCGITSITVSHDSGFLDRVCQYIIHYEGLKLRKYKGNLTEFVKQCPTAKSYYELGASDLEFRFPEPGYLEGVKTKQKAIVKVSNMTFQYPGTDKPQIKDINFQCSLSSRIAVIGPNGAGKSTLINVLTGELLPTTGEVYTHENCRIAYIKQHAFAHIESHLDKTPSEYIQWRFQTGEDRETMDRANRQINENDAEAMNKIFKIEGTPRRIAGIHARRKFKNTYEYECSFLLGENIGMKSERWVPMMSVDNAWLPRGELVESHSKMVAEVDMKEALASGQFRPLTRKEIEEHCAMLGLDAEIVSHSRIRGLSGGQKVKLVLAACTWQRPHLIVLDEPTNYLDRDSLGALSKALKAFEGGVVIITHSAEFTKDLTEEVWAVNNGMMTPSGHNWVTGQGSGPRIEKKEDEEDKFDAMGNKISGGKKKKKLSSAELRKKKKERMKKKKELGDAYVSSDDEDF; via the coding sequence ATGTCTGATTCTCAAGAATCTATGAAGGTCCTAGAAGAACTTTTCCAAAAGTTATCTGTCGCCACTGCCGAATCTAGAGATGAAGTTGCTGCTGAAGTCTCCAGCTTCTTAAACGGTAACATCATCGAACATGATATCCCAGAACACTTCTTCAAGGAATTGAAGAATGCTGTTAAGGACAAGAAAACCGCTGCCAATGCTTTACAAACCGTTGCTCACATTGCCAGTGAAAACAACTTGTCTCCATCAGTCGAACCATACGTTGTTGAGATGATCCCAGAAGTCTGTGCCAAGACTGCTGACAAGAACGCTGAAACTCAAGCCATTGCTTCCAAGGCTTTAATTGCCATTGTCAAGGCTATCAACCCAGTTGCTATCAAGTCCTTATTACCACATTTAACTACCTCTTTAGCTGAAACTAATAAATGGCAAGAAAAGGTCGCTATCTTAGCTGCTATTTCCGAATTAGTCGATGCTGCTAAGACCCAAGTTGCTTTAAGAATGCCTGAATTAATTCCAGTTCTTTCCGAAGCTATGTGGGATACCAAGAAGGAAGTTAAGGTTGCTGCTACTGCTACCATCACCAAGGCTACTGAAACTGTCGACAACAaggatattgaaagatttatCCCAGAATTGATCTCCTGTATTGCTGATCCATCCCAAGTTTCTGAAACCGTCCACTTATTAGGTGCTACCACTTTCGTTTCTGAAGTTACTCCAGCCACTTTATCCATCATGGTTCCATTATTGGCCAGAGGTTtacaagaaagagaaaCTTCCATCAAGCGTAAAGCTGCTGTTATTATTGACAATATGTGTAAGTTAGTCGAAGACCCACAAGTTGTCGCTCCTTTCTTAGGTAAATTATTACCAGGTTTAAAGAACAACTTCGCCACCATTGCTGATCCAGAAGCTAGAGAAGTTACTTTAAGAGGTTTAAAGACTTTAAGAAGAGTTGGTAACGTCGGTGAAGATGACAAATTACCAGAAGTTTCCCACGCTGGTGATGTCTCCACCACTTTAGGTGTCttaaatgaattattaaagGGTCAAGACATTGCTCCAAGATTCAAGTTAGCTGTTGAATACGCTGCTGCCATGGGTGCTGACTTAATTGACGAAAGAATCATTGACCAAGGTACCTGGTTCACTCACGTCACTCCATACATGACCATCTTCTTACACGAAAGAGTCGCTAAGGAAATCTTAGATGACTTCAGAAAGAGAGCTGTTGACAACATTCCAGTTGGTCCAGATttcgatgatgaagaagacgaagGTGAAGATTTATGTAACTGTGAATTCTCTTTAGCTTACGGTGCTAAGATCTTATTAAACAAGACTCAATTAAGATTAAAGAGAGGTAGAAGATATGGTCTTTGTGGTCCAAACGGTGCTGGTAAATCTACTTTAATGAGAGCTATTGCTAACGGTCAAGTTGAAGGTTTCCCAACTCAAGATGAATGTAGAACCGTCTACGTCGAACACGATATCGATGGTACTAAAGCTGACACCTCTGTTGTTGACTTCGTCTTCGAAGGTGATGTCGGTactaaagaagaaattattgacAAGTTGCACGAATTCGGTTTCGACGATGAAATGATCGCTAAGCCAATTGCCTCCTTATCTGGTGGTTGGAAGATGAAGTTAGCTTTAGCTAGAGCCGTCTTAAAGAACGCTGATATcttattattagatgaacCAACTAACCATTTAGATACCGTCAACGTCGCTTGGTTAGTCGACTACTTAAACACTTGTGGTATTACTTCCATTACTGTTTCTCACGACTCCGGTTTCTTAGACAGAGTTTGTCAATACATTATCCATTACGAAGGtttgaaattaagaaaGTACAAGGGTAACTTAACTGAATTCGTTAAGCAATGTCCAACTGCTAAATCTTACTACGAATTAGGTGCCTCCGACTTAGAATTCAGATTCCCAGAACCAGGTTACTTAGAAGGTGTTAAGACCAAGCAAAAGGCTATTGTTAAGGTTTCCAACATGACCTTCCAATACCCAGGTACTGACAAACCACAAATCAAAGACATTAACTTCCAATgttctttatcttcaagAATTGCTGTTATTGGTCCAAATGGTGCTGGTAAGTCTACTTTAATCAATGTCTTAACTGGTGAATTATTACCAACCACTGGTGAAGTTTACACTCACGAAAACTGTAGAATTGCTTACATTAAGCAACACGCTTTCGCTCATATTGAAAGTCATCTAGATAAGACTCCATCTGAATATATCCAATGGAGATTCCAAACTGGTGAAGATAGAGAAACCATGGACAGAGCTAACAGACAAATTAACGAAAATGATGCTGAAGCTATGAACAAGATCTTCAAGATTGAAGGTACTCCAAGAAGAATTGCCGGTATTCACGCTAGACGTAAGTTCAAGAACACCTATGAATACGAATGTTCTTTCTTATTAGGTGAAAACATTGGTATGAAATCAGAAAGATGGGTCCCAATGATGTCTGTTGACAACGCTTGGTTACCAAGAGGTGAATTAGTCGAATCTCACTCCAAGATGGTTGCTGAAGTTGATATGAAGGAAGCTTTAGCTTCTGGTCAATTCCGTCCATTAACCAGAaaggaaattgaagaacaTTGTGCTATGTTAGGTTTAGACGCTGAAATCGTCTCTCACTCTAGAATCAGAGGTTTATCTGGTGGTCAAAAGGTTAAGTTAGTTCTAGCTGCTTGTACATGGCAAAGGCCTCATTTAATCGTCTTAGATGAACCAACCAACTATTTGGATAGAGATTCTCTAGGTGCTTTATCTAAAGCCTTAAAGGCTTTCGAAGGTGGTGTTGTTATCATTACTCACTCTGCTGAATTCACCAAGGATTTAACTGAAGAAGTCTGGGCCGTTAACAACGGTATGATGACTCCATCTGGTCACAATTGGGTCACTGGTCAAGGTTCTGGTCCAAGAATcgaaaagaaggaagatgaagaagacaaaTTCGATGCCATGGGTAACAAGATTTCCGGTggtaagaagaagaagaagttatcTTCTGCGGaattaagaaagaagaagaaggaaagaatgaagaagaagaaggaatTAGGTGATGCTTACGTTTCTTCTGATGACGAAGACTTTTAA
- the SSP120 gene encoding nucleobindin SSP120 (similar to Saccharomyces cerevisiae SSP120 (YLR250W); ancestral locus Anc_1.393), translating to MKLSLNLLSSLVLSQVASSLSIQNEHINQEMERPPQDMTWEEWHMKHEHQLDSYTPDLFFSLHDLNKKGYMDRNDILSLYGLNRDEVIGAGDGMGTHDDSEMIDELLANRVVDFIMQLLDVDDDSKIWKSEYIDFATRGSKFPDLGVGVGHHSDFEIEYEIHHWNKYHKDKDPDVKIVHKEDIEHELLHHEHEVKHEEKIQRGASRGTVITDDELESRIKLANIPQKYKNGYF from the coding sequence ATGAAGCTGTCTCTGAATTTGCTCTCCTCTTTGGTGCTTTCTCAAGTTGCGTCGTCATTGAGTATTCAGAATGAACATATAAatcaagaaatggaaagGCCGCCTCAAGATATGACGTGGGAAGAATGGCATATGAAGCATGAACATCAACTGGACTCGTACACTCCAGACCTTTTCTTCTCCCTACATGATTTGAATAAGAAAGGTTACATGGATAGAAACGATATTTTGTCATTGTACGGTCTAAATAGGGACGAAGTAATTGGTGCCGGGGACGGTATGGGTACACACGACGATAGTGAGATGATCGATGAATTATTGGCTAATCGTGTCGTTGATTTCATAATGCAATTACTGGATGTTGACGATGATTCCAAAATCTGGAAATCTGAATATATAGATTTTGCCACTAGGGGTAGCAAATTTCCTGATTTAGGTGTTGGTGTGGGCCACCACAGCGATTTTGAAATCGAATACGAAATTCATCATTGGAACAAGTATCATAAAGATAAGGACCCCGATGTCAAAATTGTTCATAAGGAAGATATAGAGCATGAATTATTGCACCACGAACATGAAGTGAAAcatgaagagaaaattcaaagaggTGCATCCAGAGGAACCGTAATCACTGACgatgaattagaatccAGAATTAAACTTGCGAATATACCACAAAAATACAAGAACGGTTATTTTTAA
- the IDP2 gene encoding isocitrate dehydrogenase (NADP(+)) IDP2 (similar to Saccharomyces cerevisiae IDP2 (YLR174W) and IDP3 (YNL009W); ancestral locus Anc_1.396) yields MHKIKVKNPIVEMDGDEQTRIIWHLIKSKLIVPFLDVDLKYYDLSIQNRDLTDDQVTLDSAEATLKYGVAVKCATITPDEDRVKEFGLKEMWKSPNGTIRNVLGGTVFREPIIIPKIPRVIPHWEKTIVIGRHAYGDQYRATDVIIPSDGILKLTFESEKNGFEIPVFEYPKGGGIAMVMYNTRESIESFARASFTMAIERKLPLYSTTKNTILKQYDGQFKDIFKTVYENEYKETFEELGIWYEHRLIDDMVAQMLKSKGGFIIAMKNYDGDVQSDIVAQGFGSLGLMTSTLIAADGKTFESEAAHGTVTRHYRQHQQGKETSTNSIASIFAWTRGIIHRGKVDDTPEVRRFGELLEELVVETVQDDNIMTKDLALIMNKTERSDYVTTEEFIEAVEKRLIEEMKSF; encoded by the coding sequence ATGCATAAAATCAAAGTAAAGAATCCCATTGTGGAGATGGACGGTGATGAGCAAACGAGAATCATTTGGCATCTCATCAAAAGTAAATTGATAGTCCCATTTCTTGATGTtgatttaaaatattacGATTTATCTATCCAAAACCGTGACTTGACCGATGATCAGGTCACCTTAGATTCGGCTGAGGCGACGTTAAAGTATGGTGTTGCTGTTAAATGTGCAACCATCACTCCAGATGAAGACCGTGTAAAGGAATTCGGTTTAAAGGAAATGTGGAAGTCTCCAAATGGTACAATAAGAAATGTCCTTGGAGGCACTGTATTTAGAGAACCAATAATTATTCCTAAGATACCACGTGTGATACCTCACTGGGAAAAAACTATAGTTATTGGAAGACACGCATATGGCGATCAATACCGTGCCACTGACGTTATTATTCCTAGTGACGgtatcttgaaattaacGTTTGAATCTGAGAAAAATGGTTTCGAGATTCCAGTCTTCGAGTACCCCAAAGGTGGAGGTATTGCCATGGTTATGTATAATACAAGAgaatcaattgaaagttttgcTAGAGCATCTTTTACCATGGCTATTGAGCGTAAGTTGCCATTATATTCTACGACAAAAAATACGATCTTGAAACAATATGATGGtcaattcaaagatatatttAAGACTGTCTATGAAAATGAGTATAAAGAGACGTTTGAAGAATTAGGAATTTGGTATGAACATAGGTTAATTGATGATATGGTTGCACAGATGCTGAAATCAAAGGGTGGTTTCATTATTGccatgaaaaattatgatGGAGACGTGCAATCAGATATAGTGGCACAGGGTTTTGGTTCTTTGGGCTTAATGACGTCGACATTGATTGCAGCTGATGGCAAAACTTTTGAGAGTGAAGCTGCTCATGGAACTGTGACGAGACATTATCGCCAACATCAACAAGGTAAAGAAActtcaacaaattcaatagcCTCCATATTTGCATGGACCCGTGGTATAATTCATAGAGGTAAAGTAGATGACACCCCTGAAGTACGCAGATTTGGCGAACTTCTGGAGGAATTAGTTGTTGAAACGGTCCAAGATGATAATATAATGACAAAAGATTTGGCACTTATAATGAATAAAACAGAAAGATCAGATTACGTAACAACAGAGGAATTCATAGAAGCTGTAGAAAAGAGACTAATTGAGGAAATGAAGTCTTTTTAA
- the KAFR0I02140 gene encoding SRP1/TIP1 family protein, with the protein MNPKFASLIALGSAISVASATTLYEVAEVEGLLEDVSNNLSDYVSLITSGKLSFTDLPTGVLEIALAYMEGENWSTYLTDVDWSAVNSMLTELSWYSTRLEPEIASIYSEELATATSTLL; encoded by the coding sequence atgaaccCAAAATTTGCTTCTTTAATTGCTTTAGGCTCTGCCATTTCCGTTGCTTCTGCTACTACTTTATATGAAGTTGCCGAAGTTGAAGGTTTATTAGAAGACGTCAGCAACAATTTGAGTGATTACGTGAGCTTAATCACAAGTGGTAAGCTTTCTTTCACTGACTTACCAACTGGTGTTTTGGAAATTGCTCTTGCCTATATGGAAGGCGAAAACTGGAGCACCTACTTAACTGACGTTGACTGGTCTGCTGTCAACTCCATGTTGACCGAATTGAGCTGGTACTCTACTAGACTTGAACCTGAAATTGCTTCTATCTATTCTGAAGAACTTGCAACCGCTACAAGTACTTTATTATAA
- the CBF5 gene encoding pseudouridine synthase CBF5 (similar to Saccharomyces cerevisiae CBF5 (YLR175W); ancestral locus Anc_1.397) — protein MAQEFVIKPEDAGASANTSEWPLLLKDYDKLLVRSGHYTPIPAGASPLKRDLKSYISSGVINLDKPSNPSSHEVVAWIKRILRCEKTGHSGTLDPKVTGCLIVCVDRATRLVKSQQGAGKEYVCIVRLHEALKDEKDLGRSLENLTGALFQRPPLISAVKRQLRVRTIYDSNLIEFDNKRGLGVFWASCEAGTYMRTLCVHLGMLLGVGGHMQELRRVRSGALSENDNMVTLHDVMDAQWVYDNTRDESYLRKIVQPLETLLVGYKRIVVKDSAVNAVCYGAKLMIPGLLRYEEGIELYDEVVLITTKGEAIAVAIAQMSTVDLATCDHGVVARVKRCIMERDLYPRRWGLGPVAQKKKQMKADGKLDKFGRVNENTPEDWKKSYVPLDNAETAAPVATKDESPLIKEVEPKTEEKKEEKKEEKKEKKEKKEKKDKKDKKEKKEKKRKAEDDGEEKKKKKSKK, from the coding sequence ATGGCTCAAGAATTTGTTATTAAGCCAGAAGATGCTGGTGCATCTGCTAACACATCTGAATGGCCTTTATTATTGAAGGACTATGATAAACTTTTAGTTAGAAGTGGTCATTACACTCCAATCCCAGCGGGCGCATCGCCATTAAAGAGAGATTTAAAATCTTACATCAGTTCCGGTGTTATAAATTTAGATAAACCATCTAACCCATCTTCTCACGAAGTTGTTGCCTGGATCAAAAGAATCTTACGTTGTGAAAAGACTGGTCACTCTGGTACTTTAGATCCAAAAGTTACTGGTTGTTTGATTGTCTGTGTCGACAGAGCTACCAGATTAGTCAAATCCCAACAAGGTGCTGGTAAAGAGTATGTTTGTATCGTTAGATTACATGAAGCTTTAAAGGACGAAAAAGATTTGGGTAGatctttagaaaatttaacAGGTGCTCTTTTCCAAAGACCACCATTAATCTCTGCCGTTAAGCGTCAACTTCGTGTTCGTACCATTTACGATTCCAACTTAATTGAATTCGACAACAAGAGAGGTTTAGGTGTTTTCTGGGCATCTTGTGAAGCTGGTACTTATATGCGTACCCTTTGTGTTCATTTAGGTATGTTATTAGGTGTTGGTGGTCACATGCAAGAATTACGTCGTGTGAGATCTGGTGCTTTatctgaaaatgataacaTGGTTACATTACACGATGTTATGGATGCTCAATGGGTTTATGACAACACCAGAGATGAATCATACTTAAGAAAGATCGTTCAACCATTAGAAACTTTACTAGTTGGTTACAAGAGAATAGTGGTCAAGGATTCCGCTGTTAACGCCGTCTGTTACGGTGCCAAATTAATGATTCCAGGTTTATTACGTTACGAAGAAGGTATTGAATTATATGATGAAGTTGTTTTAATCACAACAAAGGGTGAAGCCATCGCTGTTGCCATTGCACAAATGTCAACTGTTGACTTAGCTACCTGTGATCACGGTGTTGTCGCCAGAGTTAAGAGATGTATCATGGAAAGAGATTTATATCCAAGAAGATGGGGTCTTGGTCCAGTTgctcaaaagaagaaacaaatgAAGGCTGATGGTAAATTAGACAAGTTTGGTCGTGTCAACGAAAATACCCCAGAAGACTGGAAGAAGAGCTACGTTCCATTGGACAACGCTGAAACTGCTGCTCCAGTTGCTACTAAAGATGAAAGTCCATTAATCAAGGAAGTTGAACCAAAGactgaagaaaagaaggaagagaagaaagaagaaaagaaggaaaagaaggagaagaaggaaaagaaggatAAGAAGgataagaaagaaaagaaggagaaaaagagaaaggctgaagatgatggtgaagaaaagaagaagaagaagtctaaaaaatga
- the KAFR0I02160 gene encoding uncharacterized protein, whose translation MFFTYNDLTLLLLIISMVPALASTIQATQTAAGVNQQSRAQYPDVPLPRDKSTATDALNILRCVQVNGYPNATQIGKEQDGILVFLPGIYEVFNTSYVRNVSACSTIYGFGVQVSIHSGSQFDDDVTFIGTLAELVADRTQITGLTRASYIVESDLGGTAVDSPYLQRRTSTYYYAYMADDAA comes from the coding sequence ATGTTTTTCACATACAACGATCTTACTCTATTGTTACTTATCATCAGCATGGTCCCGGCATTGGCCAGTACGATTCAAGCCACACAGACCGCTGCTGGAGTCAATCAGCAAAGTCGAGCCCAATACCCTGACGTACCCCTCCCACGTGATAAGTCTACTGCGACGGATGCCCTCAACATCCTTAGATGTGTTCAAGTAAACGGATACCCCAATGCCACTCAAATCGGGAAGGAGCAGGACGGTATCCTGGTTTTTCTCCCGGGCATCTACGAGGTCTTTAACACCAGCTATGTTCGAAATGTAAGCGCCTGTAGCACGATTTATGGTTTCGGCGTGCAAGTATCTATACATAGCGGTAGTCAATTCGACGATGACGTTACTTTTATCGGGACTCTCGCAGAGCTGGTAGCGGATCGAACGCAAATAACTGGTCTTACCAGGGCCAGTTACATAGTCGAGTCAGACCTGGGAGGGACAGCAGTAGATAGCCCTTACCTTCAACGCAGGACTAGCACTTACTACTATGCGTATATGGCTGACGACGCTGCGTGA